The Faecalibacter sp. LW9 genome has a segment encoding these proteins:
- a CDS encoding plasmid mobilization protein encodes MKPKTLRFRVSNTEYYIIKNKANYAGITTSEFLRAIALDYNLSYKLTEEEIEIYKELNKYADNFRRIGNLFKLGDSTKVKEISIETAQLIRDHLNRLKI; translated from the coding sequence ATGAAACCAAAAACGTTACGTTTCCGAGTATCAAATACGGAATATTATATTATAAAAAATAAGGCAAATTACGCTGGAATAACTACCTCTGAATTTCTAAGAGCGATAGCTTTAGATTATAATTTATCTTATAAATTAACTGAAGAAGAAATAGAAATTTATAAAGAATTAAATAAGTATGCTGATAATTTTAGACGCATCGGAAATCTATTCAAATTAGGTGATTCAACGAAAGTGAAAGAGATTTCTATTGAAACTGCTCAATTGATTCGTGATCATTTAAATCGTTTAAAGATATGA